From a single Gemmatimonadota bacterium genomic region:
- a CDS encoding aldolase, producing the protein MTIPSYYSDRVNLAAALRSAERLGLNEGIDNHFSYSVEPSGHRFLVNPLGFHWRELKASDLVLATADREILEGAHAVEDTAFFIHSRLHLKHPGARAVLHAHMPYATALTVIEAGRLEMVSQNALQFAGRIAYLDDYEGLALDHTEGDRMAAAMGDKTVLFLGHHGVIITGASIHAAWNDLYFLERAAMVQVLAMSTGRPLRPIPERVIAEMVKAINSNPDAVDQPRKHLEALKRLLDREAPDYRD; encoded by the coding sequence ATGACCATCCCGTCCTACTACTCTGACCGGGTAAACCTGGCGGCCGCCCTTCGGTCCGCTGAGCGCCTCGGACTCAACGAGGGCATCGACAACCACTTCAGCTACTCGGTCGAACCGTCCGGCCACCGGTTTTTGGTCAACCCCCTCGGGTTCCATTGGCGGGAGCTCAAGGCCAGCGACCTCGTCTTGGCTACGGCTGACCGGGAAATCCTCGAAGGCGCCCACGCGGTCGAGGACACGGCGTTCTTTATCCACTCCCGGCTCCATCTCAAACACCCCGGGGCCCGGGCCGTCCTTCATGCTCACATGCCGTACGCCACCGCGCTCACAGTCATCGAGGCGGGCCGGCTCGAGATGGTGTCGCAGAACGCGCTCCAGTTCGCGGGGCGGATCGCATATCTCGACGATTATGAAGGGCTGGCCCTCGACCACACCGAGGGCGACCGGATGGCCGCCGCCATGGGCGACAAGACCGTCCTGTTTCTGGGCCACCACGGCGTGATCATCACCGGTGCCTCGATTCACGCGGCCTGGAACGATCTCTACTTCCTGGAGCGGGCGGCGATGGTGCAGGTGCTGGCGATGTCGACCGGGCGCCCGCTCCGGCCGATTCCGGAGCGGGTGATTGCCGAGATGGTCAAGGCGATCAACAGCAACCCGGATGCGGTGGACCAGCCGCGAAAGCACCTCGAGGCGTTGAAACGGCTGCTCGACCGAGAAGCACCGGATTACCGCGACTAG
- a CDS encoding class A beta-lactamase-related serine hydrolase — protein sequence MRVRLALVAILLAGFGGCTPAREPESAAAVSPYPVDPRIDRLVDSIRVARKIPGVSVAVMRDGAIVHAAGYGLANVEQDAKATAETVYQSGSVGKQFTATLIMVLVGDGKLSLDDPIRKHLPDAPKSWAPITIRQMLSHTSGLGDYPPSMDYRRDYTEDQLLQVVYQTPLLFAPGAEWSYSNLAYLTLGALVRRITGAFYGDLLSERIFKPLGMGTKIISESDIVPHRASGYVLKDGGLKNQEWVSPSLNSTADGALYFTVLDLAKWDAGLAAGRVLPKESLEQMWTPVQLNDGSTYPYGFGWGIGGLPGHRLVEHSGGWQGFLTHIVRYLDDRLTVVVLVNLAAAESKPGDIAHQVAELVEPSLKAKPASR from the coding sequence ATGCGAGTCCGGTTGGCCCTTGTCGCGATCCTGCTTGCCGGCTTCGGTGGCTGCACTCCGGCTCGCGAACCCGAGTCGGCCGCCGCCGTCTCACCGTACCCGGTTGATCCCCGGATCGACCGGCTGGTCGATTCGATTCGGGTAGCCCGGAAGATTCCCGGCGTCTCGGTCGCCGTGATGCGCGATGGCGCGATTGTCCATGCGGCGGGCTACGGGCTCGCGAACGTGGAGCAGGATGCCAAGGCAACTGCCGAGACGGTGTACCAATCCGGCTCGGTCGGGAAACAGTTCACGGCCACCCTGATCATGGTGTTGGTGGGAGACGGCAAGCTGAGCCTCGACGACCCGATCCGAAAGCACCTCCCCGACGCGCCGAAGAGTTGGGCCCCAATCACGATCCGCCAGATGCTGAGCCATACCTCCGGCTTGGGTGACTATCCGCCCAGTATGGATTATCGCCGAGACTACACCGAGGATCAGCTCCTCCAAGTCGTGTATCAAACGCCACTGCTGTTCGCCCCGGGGGCCGAGTGGTCCTATAGCAATCTGGCCTACCTGACGCTCGGCGCACTGGTGAGGCGGATCACTGGCGCCTTCTACGGTGATCTGCTGAGCGAGCGGATCTTCAAGCCGCTCGGGATGGGGACGAAGATCATCAGTGAATCGGATATCGTGCCCCATCGCGCCTCCGGCTACGTGCTGAAAGACGGCGGGCTCAAGAACCAGGAATGGGTGTCGCCGTCGCTCAACTCGACGGCGGACGGCGCGCTCTACTTCACGGTGCTCGACTTGGCCAAATGGGATGCCGGCTTGGCGGCCGGTCGGGTGCTTCCGAAGGAGAGCCTCGAGCAGATGTGGACGCCGGTCCAGCTGAACGACGGTTCCACCTATCCATATGGTTTCGGATGGGGGATCGGCGGGCTGCCCGGGCACCGGCTGGTCGAGCATAGCGGGGGGTGGCAAGGGTTCTTGACCCACATCGTCCGCTATCTCGATGACCGCCTGACGGTGGTCGTCTTGGTCAATCTCGCGGCCGCGGAATCCAAGCCGGGCGACATTGCGCACCAGGTTGCCGAATTGGTAGAGCCTTCTTTGAAGGCCAAGCCCGCCTCTCGGTAG
- a CDS encoding S9 family peptidase — MFVLSSPVRLGGVLAVLAVTLPLHRASAQPDYNRADMMRIAPSRLYGVPPWVEGLGLGSPEWLDDSTRFRYRVKTPRGAEFIIVDPVKGTRRPLFDNARLGAAMSVAGDTAFDGTKLPFQTFKLLKNETSIAFRLGAKRYECDLLAYRCTKGDTLTTEPPAWAALSPDGKWAATVRKGNLWVRRVSEPRDSIQLTTDGSAEFGYGFGAAERPMPDPDARAPMVVWSPDSKRLATVKVDERGVTKFPVYSSTGTVPKLFQYPNAVPSDSIVPTYEVHVLDVDQKSNVTVQGVKPVASVFGWTGPGMIQWSPKSDRIYFIDAARANRSVRLLTADATTGSSRQVLADSLPTFTENASGVATGNWRLVGDSEILWWSERDGWGHLYRYDTAGKLLNQVTSGPWLVQWLKYVDPVTRQIYFTALGKDPAHPYYARLMRVAADGSGLTDLTPGTGHHWVSFVPTGKYFVDTETRPDLPAVTTIRSALDGRKTLDVETADASEMLKLGWTAPTPFTVKARDGLTDLYGFVYLPSKIDTTKKYPVIVYIYPGPQIGTVIHYGYQTNGERRGLAELGFVVIEVNALGTPGRSKAFHDAYFGNMADNGIPDQIAATKQLGSRYRFMDLDRVGIYGHSGGGFSSTGAILRYPDFFKVAVSGAGNHDNRSYRFDWGEKYQGRFKKDTLTGRDNFESQANYLLAGNLKGRLLLMHGDMDTNVHPAMTYRLVDALIKAGKDFDMLVVPEAEHGLPAYTIKKRWDYFVRWLAGGEPDQSYRLISCDDPICLY, encoded by the coding sequence ATGTTCGTCCTATCCAGTCCCGTCCGTCTCGGCGGCGTGTTGGCAGTGCTGGCCGTTACCCTGCCGCTCCACCGCGCCTCCGCCCAACCCGACTACAACCGCGCGGACATGATGCGGATCGCCCCGAGTCGGCTCTACGGGGTCCCGCCTTGGGTCGAAGGGCTCGGGCTCGGAAGCCCGGAGTGGCTCGACGACAGCACCCGGTTTCGCTACCGGGTCAAAACCCCGCGGGGGGCCGAGTTCATCATCGTTGACCCGGTCAAGGGCACCCGTCGGCCCCTGTTCGACAACGCCCGGCTGGGCGCGGCCATGTCGGTGGCGGGCGACACCGCGTTCGACGGCACCAAGCTGCCGTTCCAAACCTTCAAGCTCCTCAAGAACGAAACCTCGATCGCCTTCCGGCTCGGCGCGAAGCGCTACGAGTGCGACCTGCTGGCGTATCGGTGCACCAAGGGCGACACCCTGACCACCGAACCACCGGCGTGGGCGGCGCTCTCGCCGGACGGCAAGTGGGCGGCCACGGTTCGGAAGGGCAACCTCTGGGTTCGCCGAGTATCCGAGCCTCGGGACTCGATCCAACTGACGACCGACGGCTCGGCGGAGTTCGGCTACGGGTTCGGCGCGGCCGAGCGGCCGATGCCCGACCCGGACGCCCGGGCCCCGATGGTCGTGTGGTCACCGGACTCGAAGAGGCTCGCCACCGTCAAGGTCGATGAACGCGGCGTCACCAAGTTCCCGGTCTATTCATCGACCGGCACGGTGCCGAAGCTGTTTCAGTATCCGAACGCGGTGCCGAGCGACTCGATCGTCCCGACCTACGAAGTTCACGTCCTCGATGTGGATCAAAAGAGCAATGTGACCGTGCAAGGGGTCAAGCCGGTGGCCAGCGTCTTTGGCTGGACCGGGCCCGGAATGATCCAGTGGAGCCCAAAGTCGGACCGGATCTATTTCATTGACGCGGCGCGGGCCAACCGGAGCGTCCGGCTCCTGACCGCCGATGCCACGACCGGAAGCTCCCGCCAAGTATTGGCGGATTCACTCCCCACGTTTACCGAAAACGCCAGCGGGGTTGCCACCGGCAACTGGCGCCTGGTAGGCGACTCCGAGATCCTCTGGTGGTCGGAGCGGGACGGTTGGGGTCACCTCTACCGGTACGACACCGCCGGCAAATTACTTAATCAAGTCACCAGCGGGCCCTGGCTGGTGCAGTGGCTCAAATACGTCGACCCCGTGACCCGCCAGATCTATTTCACCGCCCTCGGCAAAGACCCGGCCCACCCCTACTACGCCCGACTGATGCGGGTCGCGGCTGACGGCTCCGGATTGACCGACCTGACCCCCGGTACCGGGCATCACTGGGTGTCATTCGTTCCGACCGGCAAATACTTCGTCGACACCGAGACCCGCCCCGACCTTCCGGCGGTCACGACCATCCGGTCCGCGCTCGATGGGCGGAAGACGCTCGACGTCGAGACGGCTGATGCCTCCGAAATGCTGAAGCTCGGCTGGACCGCGCCGACCCCGTTCACCGTGAAAGCCCGCGACGGCCTCACCGACCTCTATGGATTCGTGTACCTCCCGTCCAAGATCGACACGACGAAGAAGTACCCGGTCATCGTCTACATCTACCCCGGCCCGCAGATCGGGACGGTCATTCACTACGGCTACCAAACCAACGGCGAGCGCCGGGGGCTCGCGGAACTCGGCTTCGTCGTGATCGAGGTCAATGCCCTCGGCACGCCCGGGCGGTCAAAGGCCTTTCACGACGCCTACTTCGGCAACATGGCCGACAACGGCATCCCGGACCAGATCGCGGCGACCAAACAGCTCGGATCCCGGTACCGCTTCATGGACCTCGACCGAGTCGGGATCTACGGCCATTCAGGCGGCGGTTTCTCGTCCACCGGCGCGATCCTTCGGTATCCGGATTTCTTCAAGGTGGCGGTGTCAGGGGCCGGCAATCACGATAACCGAAGCTACCGGTTCGATTGGGGCGAGAAATACCAGGGGCGTTTCAAGAAGGATACCCTGACGGGACGTGACAACTTCGAGTCCCAGGCCAACTACCTCCTGGCCGGCAACCTGAAAGGCCGCCTGTTGCTGATGCACGGCGACATGGACACCAATGTGCATCCAGCGATGACATACCGGTTGGTCGACGCGCTCATCAAGGCCGGCAAGGACTTCGACATGCTGGTGGTGCCCGAAGCGGAGCACGGGCTGCCCGCGTATACCATCAAGAAGCGGTGGGACTATTTCGTCCGGTGGTTGGCGGGCGGAGAACCGGACCAGAGCTATCGCCTGATCTCCTGCGACGATCCGATCTGCTTGTACTAG
- a CDS encoding amidohydrolase family protein has translation MEGRPLAPSRLAPRLRASEPVRSAILGRLIVGALAGPAALAPRLLVAQGDRPAPRLVVKAGHLLDVRTGQWTDNAFIVVAGDRIVSVGSTPPPGSLPVVDLSGSYVLPGLIDAHVHINDEPQLRGPDYHAASAARFAILGVKNARKMIEAGFTAGRSLGNNYFSDVAVRDGINQGEIVGPRLQVSGPMVGGTGTHCDYTFLSPEFKYNDEGVADGAEGLIGKTRFAFKYGADWVKFCASGGVSGRGTLPDDIHLSFEEMKAIVDEAHRRRKKATAHAHGTEAIKLAIRAGVESIEHGSLLDDEAIRMLKEHNVALVVDLYNGEWIIAHGAENNFSAGSLARAKVLHPYAVASYKKALAAGVNIVFGTDAGTMPHGLTGRQFATYVENGMPALMAIQTATIRAAELLGWSDRIGTVEPGKFADLIAVKANPLTEPNTLAAVTFVMKGGEVIKLR, from the coding sequence GTGGAAGGACGGCCGCTGGCTCCATCCCGGCTGGCACCTCGACTCAGGGCCAGTGAACCTGTGAGATCCGCGATCCTCGGCCGGTTGATCGTCGGAGCCTTGGCAGGGCCGGCCGCACTCGCTCCTCGTCTGCTCGTGGCCCAAGGGGACCGGCCGGCGCCGCGGTTGGTCGTCAAGGCCGGTCACCTGCTCGATGTCCGAACCGGGCAGTGGACGGACAATGCCTTCATCGTCGTTGCGGGCGATCGCATCGTCTCCGTCGGGTCCACGCCGCCGCCCGGGTCGCTCCCGGTGGTCGATTTGAGTGGTTCGTACGTCCTGCCGGGCCTGATCGACGCCCACGTCCACATCAACGACGAGCCGCAACTCCGGGGCCCCGACTATCACGCGGCGTCCGCGGCTCGGTTCGCGATTCTCGGGGTCAAGAATGCCCGCAAGATGATCGAGGCCGGCTTCACCGCCGGCCGCTCGCTCGGCAATAACTACTTCTCCGATGTGGCGGTGCGGGACGGGATCAATCAAGGAGAGATCGTCGGGCCCCGGCTTCAGGTGTCCGGGCCGATGGTGGGCGGGACCGGCACCCACTGCGACTACACGTTCCTGTCGCCCGAGTTCAAATACAACGACGAAGGCGTGGCCGACGGAGCTGAGGGACTGATCGGGAAGACCCGGTTCGCGTTCAAGTACGGGGCCGATTGGGTCAAGTTCTGCGCCAGCGGCGGCGTCTCGGGGCGGGGGACGCTCCCCGACGACATCCACCTTTCCTTCGAAGAAATGAAGGCCATCGTCGACGAGGCCCATCGGCGGCGGAAGAAGGCCACGGCCCACGCGCACGGCACCGAGGCCATCAAGCTCGCGATCCGGGCCGGCGTCGAATCGATCGAGCACGGAAGTCTGCTGGACGACGAGGCGATTCGGATGCTCAAGGAGCACAACGTGGCCTTGGTCGTCGACCTCTACAACGGCGAGTGGATCATCGCGCACGGTGCCGAGAACAACTTCAGCGCGGGGAGTCTAGCCCGGGCCAAGGTGCTTCATCCCTACGCCGTGGCCAGCTACAAGAAAGCATTGGCGGCCGGGGTGAACATCGTGTTCGGCACCGACGCGGGCACCATGCCGCACGGTCTCACCGGCCGGCAGTTTGCCACCTACGTCGAGAACGGAATGCCGGCGCTGATGGCGATCCAGACGGCGACGATCCGGGCGGCCGAACTGCTGGGCTGGTCCGACCGGATCGGGACGGTGGAACCCGGAAAGTTCGCCGACCTGATCGCGGTCAAGGCCAATCCGCTGACGGAGCCGAACACCCTCGCCGCCGTCACGTTCGTGATGAAGGGCGGGGAGGTCATCAAGCTCCGCTAG
- a CDS encoding nuclear transport factor 2 family protein, with translation MQRLTGVAVALLSLAACAPQPKPSLPADWETTLTTTREQVWREWFAGSAALADVLTDDFVGIGFGSDVWDSKETTLAGSRDFGASGSKLVSLTFPKTTTQAMGDVVVMYSNYELVFASSSGEQTTQKGRAPEVFRWKDGRWLHPGWHLDSGPVNL, from the coding sequence ATGCAGCGTTTGACCGGCGTCGCCGTCGCCCTTTTGTCGCTGGCGGCGTGTGCGCCCCAGCCGAAGCCCTCGTTACCCGCCGATTGGGAAACGACCTTGACCACCACCCGGGAGCAGGTCTGGCGCGAATGGTTCGCCGGTTCGGCGGCGTTGGCCGATGTGTTGACGGACGACTTCGTCGGCATTGGGTTTGGTTCGGACGTCTGGGACTCCAAAGAGACGACCTTGGCGGGGTCCCGGGACTTTGGAGCGAGCGGATCCAAACTGGTGTCGCTGACGTTTCCAAAGACCACGACCCAGGCGATGGGCGACGTGGTGGTGATGTACTCGAACTACGAGTTGGTGTTCGCCTCGAGTAGCGGCGAGCAGACGACTCAGAAGGGCCGGGCCCCGGAGGTGTTCCGGTGGAAGGACGGCCGCTGGCTCCATCCCGGCTGGCACCTCGACTCAGGGCCAGTGAACCTGTGA
- a CDS encoding Hsp20/alpha crystallin family protein: MRRQVEHVGRPRSSVHRDRRPDRPREPRGNRDWERRDGRFERSVSLLQPVVSDDIRAQFTNGVLTVVLPTTDEAKPRRIQIEGHNMGQDLDLEARSAAR; encoded by the coding sequence GTGCGCCGACAAGTTGAGCACGTGGGTCGGCCCCGTAGCAGCGTTCACCGCGATCGCCGACCTGATCGTCCTCGCGAGCCCCGCGGAAACCGGGATTGGGAGCGGCGCGACGGCCGATTCGAGCGGAGTGTCAGCTTACTCCAACCGGTGGTGTCCGACGACATTCGCGCCCAATTCACGAACGGCGTATTGACGGTGGTCTTGCCGACAACGGACGAGGCCAAACCTCGCCGGATTCAGATCGAGGGTCATAACATGGGCCAGGATCTTGACCTCGAGGCCCGGAGCGCCGCACGTTAG